A stretch of the Helicoverpa armigera isolate CAAS_96S chromosome 5, ASM3070526v1, whole genome shotgun sequence genome encodes the following:
- the LOC110371428 gene encoding uncharacterized protein LOC110371428: MSSRVLLCDLCVILLYGLSFILAEEKSSTSTAPDDGPKGNCSCGGFPTSTIELGSLPLLSQTPGLVVKCDDEGAGTCKSLCNALATATKAKGPEVLCNRLKNAKELKLSAFYQICDKPWTYADLTADEPLCCEESKVKICPSMESVNSTDTVATMAI; this comes from the exons ATGTCTTCAAGAGTGCTGCTGTGTGACCTCTGCGTCATCCTACTATACGGACTTAGCTTTATACTGGCCGAGGAGAAGAGCAGCAC tTCAACAGCACCAGATGACGGACCAAAGGGCAATTGTTCATGTGGAGGCTTTCCAACTAGTACGATAGAGCTCGGCAGTCTGCCCCTCCTTTCGCAGACTCCGGGGTTGGTAGTCAAGTGTGACGACGAGGGTGCTGGCACTTGCAAGAGCCTTTGCAACGCCTTGGCCACTGCCACCAAGGCTAAAGGACCGGAAGTTCTATGCAATAGGCTTAAGAATGCCAAAGAATTGAAG TTGTCAGCATTCTACCAAATATGCGATAAGCCGTGGACGTATGCTGATTTGACTGCCGATGAGCCGCTTTGCTGTGAGGAGTCCAAGGTGAAGATCTGTCCGTCCATGGAATCGGTGAACTCCACAGACACAGTGGCCACTATGGCCATTTAA